The Tamandua tetradactyla isolate mTamTet1 chromosome 13, mTamTet1.pri, whole genome shotgun sequence genome segment ATCGTACCCTGCTGCTCCTGCGTGGGAATTGGATGTGTCGGAGGGGTCTGCCCCGAAGCTTGGTCCCAGGACCTCCTCGCAGACGCTACAGGAAGGAGTCTCTCCCAGCCTTGGAAGTACCAGTTTTGCCTGTAACTACAACTGAAATCCGCCAATATTTGCGGGCTCATGGGATCCCCTTTCAGGATGGCCACAGCTGCCTGCGGGCACCAAGCCCTTTTCTGGGGGCCTCACCGTTCAAAGACCAGATTGGTGTAACTACTTCCTACAGCCTCTTCATTGACAAGACCACAGGCCGCTTCCTGTGCATGACCAGCCTGGCAGAAGGGAGCTGGGAGGACTTCCAGGCCAGCGTGGAGGGGCAAGGGGATGGGGCCAGGGAAGGAGTCCTACTTAGTGAGGCCCCAGAAGCTGAAGACAGTGAGGAGGTCCGGAGGATCTGGGACCGAGCAGTACCTCTCTGGGAGCTCCCTGACCCAGAGGAGGCTCAGCTGGCTCATCTGATGTTTGGCCTCAGCAAGGTGACAGAAGACACACTCAGGCGTTTCAGTGTCCGGTATCTGCGGTCTGCTCGAAGCCTTGTCTTTCCTTGGTTCTCCCCTGGAGGCCTGGGATTACGAGGCCTAAAGTTACTTGGGGCTGAAGGCCAGGGGAATGGTGTACGCTATGTGGAGACCACTATTCCCCGGCCTGGTACCTACCATAATCTGTTTGGATTACCATTGATAGGTCATCGAGATTTTGAGTTGGTACTGACGAGTCGTGAGCTGGACAGCCTGGCTTTGAGCCAGTCCACCGGGCTGCCCACCCTTGCCCTACCCCGGGGAACAGCATGCTTACCCCCTGCCTTACTCCCTTACCTCGAGCAGTTCCGACGTATTGTGCTCTGGCTAGGAGATGACCTTCGGTCCTGGGAAGCTGCCAAATTGTTTGCCCGAAAACTGAACCCCAAGCGGTGCTCCTTGGTAAGGCCTGGGGACCAGCAGCCGCGCCCCCTGGAGGCCCTGAACCAAGGCTTAAATCTTTCTCGTATCCTGCGTACTGCCCTGCCTGCCTGGCACAAGTCTATCGTATCTTTCCGGCAGCTTCGGGAGGAGGTTCTAGGAGAACTATCAAATGTGGACCAGGCAGCTGGTGTCCGCTGGAGCCGTTTCCAAGATCTCAATCGACTCTTGAAGGGGCATCGGAAGGGCGAGTTGACAGTCTTCACAGGTGACCTGGTTGGGAAGTTACTGCTTGGGGTAGAGGTGACAAAAGAATTGGGTTGATATCTAGCACAGTGGATATTACAGAACCTTGATCCATTTCTGGATGGTTTCAAGGGTAGGATTTTCCTCCCTCACCCAGGTCTGTGTTCAACTCCCTGCAGGGCCGACAGGCAGTGGAAAGACAACATTCATCAGTGAGTATGCCCTGGATCTGTGTACCCAGGGGGTGAACACACTGTGGGGTAGCTTTGAGATCGGCAACGTGAGACTAGCCCGCGTCATGCTGACACAGTTTGCTGTGGGGCGGCTAGAAGAACAACTGGACAAATACGATGAGTGGGCCGACCGCTTTGAGGACTTGCCCCTCTATTTCATGACTTTCCATGGGCAACAGAGCATCAGGTGAGGTCCCCAGACTTGTGTACTTTGTTTTCCCAGGTAGATCCCAGTACTCAGTTCCTTCTTTACTTTTCTGTCTCCAGTGGGAAATACTTTCAAGTCTCCCTAGACATGCCCAGGGTTTTCAAAGAATTCAGAGGACAGGAGAACAGCCCCCAAAAGAGTTCTCAGGGTGCTGACTCTTCTGCCTGGGATGGTCTGGAGAGTACTTCTGATCGACTCTTGAATCCATTGTCTTTTCCTCTTCCCAGGACTGTCATAAGCACAATGCAACATGCAGTCTACGTCTATGACATTTGTCATGTGGTCATCGACAATCTGCAGTTCATGATGGGTCACGAGCAGCTGTCCGCAGACAGGTGAAATCCCCCTCTTCCCTAACTGGAAACCACTTGAACAATCATGTCTTCTGGGGCAGCTGGTCTCTTGGCACACACACTGTCCTCTCTTGTTTTCTGAGATGTATGCAGGCTCATGGCACCCTACGTGCACTTCTGTCTTTATAGATGTGGAGTGTAACAGCAGGAAAGGACAGGATCCGAGTATGAGTAAGGTAGAATGGGGTTGTGACAGTTTGGGGGGATGAGAAAGAGTGAA includes the following:
- the TWNK gene encoding twinkle mtDNA helicase isoform X1, translating into MWAPLRGGYPHRTLLLLRGNWMCRRGLPRSLVPGPPRRRYRKESLPALEVPVLPVTTTEIRQYLRAHGIPFQDGHSCLRAPSPFLGASPFKDQIGVTTSYSLFIDKTTGRFLCMTSLAEGSWEDFQASVEGQGDGAREGVLLSEAPEAEDSEEVRRIWDRAVPLWELPDPEEAQLAHLMFGLSKVTEDTLRRFSVRYLRSARSLVFPWFSPGGLGLRGLKLLGAEGQGNGVRYVETTIPRPGTYHNLFGLPLIGHRDFELVLTSRELDSLALSQSTGLPTLALPRGTACLPPALLPYLEQFRRIVLWLGDDLRSWEAAKLFARKLNPKRCSLVRPGDQQPRPLEALNQGLNLSRILRTALPAWHKSIVSFRQLREEVLGELSNVDQAAGVRWSRFQDLNRLLKGHRKGELTVFTGPTGSGKTTFISEYALDLCTQGVNTLWGSFEIGNVRLARVMLTQFAVGRLEEQLDKYDEWADRFEDLPLYFMTFHGQQSIRTVISTMQHAVYVYDICHVVIDNLQFMMGHEQLSADRIAAQDYVIGAFRKFATDNNCHVTLVIHPRKEDDDKELQTASIFGSAKASQEADNVLILQDRKLVTGPGKRYLQVSKNRFDGDVGVFPLEFNKSSLTFSIPPKSKVRLKKIKDDNGLVAKKPSSGKKGAVPQNSEAGPGQASNPYQPDTPQPSR
- the TWNK gene encoding twinkle mtDNA helicase isoform X2, with the protein product MWAPLRGGYPHRTLLLLRGNWMCRRGLPRSLVPGPPRRRYRKESLPALEVPVLPVTTTEIRQYLRAHGIPFQDGHSCLRAPSPFLGASPFKDQIGVTTSYSLFIDKTTGRFLCMTSLAEGSWEDFQASVEGQGDGAREGVLLSEAPEAEDSEEVRRIWDRAVPLWELPDPEEAQLAHLMFGLSKVTEDTLRRFSVRYLRSARSLVFPWFSPGGLGLRGLKLLGAEGQGNGVRYVETTIPRPGTYHNLFGLPLIGHRDFELVLTSRELDSLALSQSTGLPTLALPRGTACLPPALLPYLEQFRRIVLWLGDDLRSWEAAKLFARKLNPKRCSLLREEVLGELSNVDQAAGVRWSRFQDLNRLLKGHRKGELTVFTGPTGSGKTTFISEYALDLCTQGVNTLWGSFEIGNVRLARVMLTQFAVGRLEEQLDKYDEWADRFEDLPLYFMTFHGQQSIRTVISTMQHAVYVYDICHVVIDNLQFMMGHEQLSADRIAAQDYVIGAFRKFATDNNCHVTLVIHPRKEDDDKELQTASIFGSAKASQEADNVLILQDRKLVTGPGKRYLQVSKNRFDGDVGVFPLEFNKSSLTFSIPPKSKVRLKKIKDDNGLVAKKPSSGKKGAVPQNSEAGPGQASNPYQPDTPQPSR